In a single window of the Acinetobacter sp. CS-2 genome:
- a CDS encoding DsbA family oxidoreductase, which yields MRVDIWSDVVCPFCYIGKKRLEAAAEQAGLELEVHWHSYELDPEAPVRQEVSNSERLAQKYGRTLTEVEEMQRNIAAMAAEEGIQFNWENANSGNTFNAHRIIHLAQSKGLGSEAKEAFFYSYMTQGLAIGERETLEDVAARIGLNPVEVDDVLNSDEFADFVKFDEEVARDQLKVTGVPFFVFDQRIALAGAQPREVFLQVMKKALEAPQQDNIVAEDSAICKEDQCDVPEK from the coding sequence ATGCGCGTAGATATCTGGTCAGATGTAGTTTGCCCATTTTGTTATATTGGTAAAAAACGTCTGGAAGCTGCTGCTGAACAGGCAGGTTTAGAACTTGAAGTTCATTGGCATAGTTATGAACTTGACCCGGAAGCACCTGTTCGCCAGGAAGTATCCAACTCTGAACGTCTGGCGCAAAAATACGGCCGTACTCTGACTGAAGTTGAAGAAATGCAGCGCAATATTGCCGCAATGGCTGCAGAAGAAGGTATTCAGTTCAATTGGGAAAATGCCAATTCAGGCAACACCTTCAATGCTCACCGTATTATTCATTTGGCACAAAGCAAAGGCTTGGGTTCCGAAGCCAAAGAAGCCTTTTTCTATAGTTATATGACCCAAGGTTTAGCCATTGGTGAACGTGAAACCCTGGAAGATGTTGCAGCCCGTATTGGCTTAAATCCGGTTGAAGTAGATGATGTGCTCAATTCAGACGAATTTGCAGATTTTGTCAAATTTGATGAAGAAGTAGCACGTGATCAGCTCAAAGTGACCGGGGTACCCTTCTTTGTCTTTGATCAACGGATCGCACTCGCGGGTGCACAGCCACGTGAAGTATTTTTACAGGTGATGAAAAAAGCCCTTGAAGCACCTCAACAAGACAACATAGTTGCTGAAGATAGCGCAATCTGTAAAGAAGATCAGTGTGATGTTCCGGAAAAATAA
- a CDS encoding dodecin family protein — MAIAKVVEVNSSSNKSFEDAIQSGIDKVTETVKNVQGAWINEQKVVIKDNKITEYRVNLKISFLVD; from the coding sequence ATGGCTATCGCAAAAGTGGTTGAAGTGAATTCAAGCAGTAATAAAAGTTTTGAAGATGCTATTCAAAGTGGCATAGATAAAGTGACCGAAACAGTGAAAAATGTGCAGGGTGCATGGATAAATGAACAAAAAGTGGTGATTAAGGATAATAAAATTACAGAATATCGGGTGAATTTAAAAATTAGCTTCTTGGTTGACTGA